Proteins encoded together in one Kitasatospora albolonga window:
- a CDS encoding CDP-diacylglycerol--glycerol-3-phosphate 3-phosphatidyltransferase, whose protein sequence is MEVQETRVQTDRVLTIPNILSMARLVGVPLFLWLILRPVFGGPNSDGWALLVLMLSGISDYLDGKLARRWNQISSLGRLLDPAADRLYILSTLLGLTWREILPLWLTAALLARELMLLVMVAILRRHGYPPPQVNFLGKAATFNLMYAFPLLLLSDGSGWLATVAAVFGWAFAGWGTTLYWWAGILYVVQVRRLVKADAVAD, encoded by the coding sequence GTGGAGGTCCAGGAGACTCGGGTCCAGACGGACCGGGTCCTCACCATCCCCAACATCCTCAGCATGGCTCGCCTTGTCGGGGTCCCGCTCTTCCTGTGGCTGATTCTCCGCCCCGTGTTCGGCGGGCCCAACAGCGATGGGTGGGCGCTGCTGGTGCTGATGCTCAGCGGCATCAGCGACTATCTCGACGGGAAGCTCGCCCGGCGGTGGAACCAGATCAGCAGCCTCGGCCGGCTCCTGGACCCGGCCGCCGACCGGCTCTACATCCTCTCCACGCTTCTCGGCCTCACCTGGCGCGAGATCCTGCCGCTCTGGCTCACCGCCGCCCTGCTGGCCCGCGAGCTCATGCTGCTCGTGATGGTGGCCATCCTGCGGCGCCACGGCTATCCGCCGCCGCAGGTCAACTTCCTGGGGAAAGCTGCAACTTTCAACCTGATGTACGCGTTCCCCTTGTTGCTGCTCAGCGACGGCAGTGGTTGGCTGGCTACCGTGGCCGCCGTTTTCGGATGGGCGTTCGCAGGATGGGGTACAACTCTGTATTGGTGGGCAGGAATCCTCTACGTGGTCCAGGTCCGCCGGCTCGTCAAGGCGGATGCAGTAGCCGATTGA
- a CDS encoding phosphoenolpyruvate--carbohydrate phosphotransferase, producing the protein MTNVTSPLAGRAIGLAAVPDPVFSGAMVGPGTAIDPVREPSEAVSPVDGIVVSLHPHAFVVVDDRGHGVLTHLGIDTVQLNGEGFELLVNKGDTVTRGQSIVRWDPAGVEAAGKSPICPIVALEATAESLSDVHEGSEDVKVGDTLFSWQ; encoded by the coding sequence ATGACCAACGTGACGTCCCCTCTTGCCGGACGCGCCATCGGACTTGCCGCGGTCCCCGACCCGGTCTTCTCCGGCGCGATGGTCGGTCCCGGTACCGCCATCGACCCCGTGCGCGAGCCCTCCGAGGCCGTCTCCCCGGTCGACGGCATCGTCGTCTCCCTTCACCCCCACGCTTTCGTCGTCGTCGACGACCGGGGGCACGGGGTGCTGACGCACCTCGGTATCGACACCGTCCAGCTCAACGGCGAGGGCTTCGAGCTTCTCGTCAACAAGGGGGACACGGTGACCCGGGGCCAGAGCATCGTGCGCTGGGACCCGGCCGGCGTCGAGGCAGCCGGCAAGTCACCCATCTGCCCGATCGTGGCCCTGGAGGCCACCGCCGAGTCGCTCTCCGATGTCCATGAGGGCAGCGAGGACGTCAAGGTCGGCGACACGCTGTTCAGCTGGCAGTAG
- a CDS encoding phosphoenolpyruvate--protein phosphotransferase, protein METTLRGVGVSHGVAIGEVRHMGTAVLEPPAKSIPAEEAEREQGRARQAVEAVAADLIARGNLAGGEAQHVLEAQAMMAQDPELMSDVERRIAVGSTAERGVYDAFAAYRALLANAGEYLAGRVADLDDVRNRIVARLLGVPMPGVPDSDEPYVLIARDLAPADTALLDPTLVLGFVTEEGGPTSHSAILARALGVPAVVALPGAGELAEGTVVAVDGSTGEIFVDPSAEKREELESAAAARKAALSASTGPGATSDGHKVPLLANVGGPGDVPAAVEAGAEGVGLFRTEFLFLDDSKQAPSEEKQVAAYRAVLEAFPEGRVVVRVLDAGADKPLDFLTPADEPNPALGVRGLRSLLDHPEVLRTQLTALAKAAEGLPVYLEVMAPMVADRTDAKAFADACREAGLRAKFGAMVEIPSAALRARSILQEVEFLSLGTNDLAQYTFAADRQVGAVSRLQDPWQPALLDLVALSAEAARAEGKSCGVCGEAASDPLLACVLTGLGVTSLSMGAASIPYVRATLAKYTLAQCERAANAARSADSADEARKAAQAVLSGE, encoded by the coding sequence ATGGAGACAACGCTGCGAGGCGTCGGCGTGAGCCACGGTGTGGCCATCGGCGAGGTTCGGCACATGGGTACGGCGGTGCTGGAGCCGCCGGCCAAATCGATTCCCGCCGAGGAGGCCGAGCGCGAACAGGGGCGTGCCCGGCAGGCGGTGGAGGCCGTGGCCGCCGATCTGATCGCGCGCGGCAACCTGGCGGGCGGCGAGGCACAGCACGTGCTCGAGGCGCAGGCCATGATGGCGCAGGACCCCGAGCTGATGTCCGATGTCGAGCGGCGGATCGCCGTGGGCAGCACCGCCGAGCGCGGGGTGTACGACGCCTTCGCCGCGTACCGGGCGCTGCTCGCCAACGCCGGGGAGTACCTGGCCGGGCGGGTCGCCGACCTCGACGACGTACGGAACCGGATCGTGGCGCGGCTGCTCGGTGTGCCGATGCCCGGGGTGCCGGACAGCGACGAGCCGTACGTGCTGATCGCGCGGGATCTGGCGCCGGCCGACACGGCGCTGCTCGACCCGACGCTGGTCCTCGGCTTCGTGACCGAGGAGGGCGGGCCGACCAGCCACAGCGCGATCCTGGCGCGGGCGCTCGGTGTTCCCGCCGTGGTGGCTCTGCCCGGTGCCGGTGAGCTGGCCGAGGGCACGGTCGTGGCGGTGGACGGCTCCACGGGTGAGATCTTCGTGGACCCGAGTGCCGAGAAGCGGGAGGAGCTGGAGAGCGCCGCTGCCGCTCGTAAGGCCGCGCTGTCCGCCTCCACCGGTCCGGGTGCCACCTCCGACGGGCACAAGGTGCCGCTGCTCGCCAATGTCGGCGGTCCGGGCGATGTGCCCGCCGCTGTCGAGGCGGGGGCCGAGGGTGTGGGGCTGTTCCGCACCGAGTTCCTCTTCCTGGACGACAGCAAGCAGGCTCCTTCCGAGGAGAAGCAGGTCGCGGCCTACCGGGCGGTGCTGGAGGCGTTCCCCGAGGGGCGTGTCGTCGTACGCGTACTGGATGCCGGGGCCGACAAGCCGCTGGACTTCCTGACGCCGGCCGACGAGCCGAACCCGGCGCTGGGTGTGCGCGGGCTGCGGAGCCTGCTGGATCACCCCGAGGTGCTGCGTACCCAGCTGACCGCGCTGGCGAAGGCCGCCGAGGGGCTGCCGGTCTACCTGGAGGTCATGGCCCCCATGGTGGCCGACCGCACCGACGCCAAGGCGTTCGCGGACGCGTGCCGCGAGGCCGGGCTGCGGGCGAAGTTCGGCGCGATGGTGGAGATTCCGTCCGCCGCTCTGCGGGCGCGGTCGATCCTCCAGGAGGTCGAGTTCCTGTCGCTGGGCACCAATGACCTGGCGCAGTACACCTTCGCCGCCGACCGTCAGGTGGGCGCGGTGTCGCGGCTCCAGGACCCGTGGCAGCCGGCGCTGCTGGACCTGGTGGCGCTGTCCGCCGAGGCCGCCCGTGCCGAGGGCAAAAGCTGTGGTGTCTGCGGGGAGGCCGCGTCCGATCCGCTGCTGGCCTGTGTGCTGACGGGGCTGGGGGTCACCTCGCTCTCGATGGGTGCCGCGTCCATTCCTTATGTGCGCGCCACGCTGGCCAAGTACACGCTGGCGCAGTGCGAGCGTGCGGCGAACGCCGCCCGTTCGGCCGACTCCGCCGACGAGGCCCGCAAGGCCGCTCAGGCTGTGCTGTCCGGCGAGTAG
- a CDS encoding acetoacetate--CoA ligase produces MTAATPDAPLWQPGPERIAAAAVTRFQSWAASRYGAPAEGGYAALHRWSVDELDTFWQAVADWFDIRFSTPYESVLGDRTMPGATWFPGATLNYAEHALRTSEDPARADTPALLYVDETHTQVPISWSDLRRQVGALAAELRALGVTPGDRVSGYLPNIPQAVVAFLATAAVGGVWTSCAPDFGARSVLDRFQQIEPVVLFTVDGYRYGGKEHDRTETVAELRRELPTLRAVVHIPLLGTDAPEGALAWAALTSADTEPVFEQVPFDHPLWVLYSSGTTGLPKAIVQSQGGILLEHFKQLGLHCDLGPEDRFFWYTSTGWMMWNFLVSGLLTGTTVVLYDGSPGYPDVSAQWRIAEQTGATLYGTSAAYVMACRKADIHPGRDFDLSRVQCVATTGSPLPPDGFRWLHDEVADDLWIASVSGGTDVCSCFAGAVPTLPVHIGELQAPCLGTDLQSWDPAGKPLTDEVGELVVTNPLPSMPIRFWNDPDGSRYHDSYFDMYPGVWRHGDWITLTDHGSVIIHGRSDSTLNRQGVRMGSADIYEAVERLPEIRESLVIGIEEPDGGYWMPLFVHLAEGATLDDDLRAAIKATIRENLSPRHVPDEVIEVPAIPHTLTGKRIEVPVKRLLQGTELAKAVNPGSVDNLDLLHFYAELAASRRR; encoded by the coding sequence ATGACCGCAGCCACGCCCGACGCCCCTCTCTGGCAGCCCGGCCCCGAACGCATCGCCGCCGCGGCCGTCACCCGCTTCCAGAGCTGGGCCGCGAGCCGCTACGGAGCCCCGGCCGAGGGCGGGTACGCGGCCCTGCACCGCTGGTCCGTCGACGAGCTCGACACCTTCTGGCAGGCCGTCGCCGACTGGTTCGACATCCGCTTCTCCACCCCGTACGAGAGCGTCCTCGGCGACCGCACCATGCCCGGCGCCACCTGGTTCCCCGGCGCCACCCTCAACTACGCCGAACACGCCCTGCGCACCTCCGAGGACCCGGCCCGCGCCGACACCCCCGCCCTCCTGTACGTCGACGAGACCCACACCCAGGTCCCCATCAGCTGGTCCGACCTCCGCCGCCAGGTCGGCGCACTGGCCGCCGAACTCCGCGCCCTCGGCGTCACCCCCGGCGACCGCGTCAGCGGCTACCTCCCCAACATCCCGCAGGCCGTCGTCGCCTTCCTCGCCACCGCGGCTGTCGGCGGCGTCTGGACCTCCTGCGCCCCCGACTTCGGCGCCCGCAGCGTCCTCGACCGGTTCCAGCAGATCGAACCCGTCGTCCTCTTCACCGTCGACGGCTACCGCTACGGCGGCAAGGAGCACGACCGTACGGAGACCGTCGCCGAACTCCGCCGCGAACTGCCCACCCTCCGCGCCGTCGTCCACATCCCGCTGCTCGGCACCGACGCCCCCGAAGGCGCCCTCGCCTGGGCCGCCCTCACCTCCGCCGACACCGAGCCCGTCTTCGAGCAGGTCCCCTTCGACCACCCGCTCTGGGTCCTCTACTCCTCCGGCACCACCGGCCTGCCCAAGGCCATCGTCCAGTCCCAGGGCGGCATCCTGCTCGAACACTTCAAGCAGCTCGGCCTGCACTGCGACCTCGGCCCCGAGGACCGCTTCTTCTGGTACACCTCCACCGGCTGGATGATGTGGAACTTCCTCGTCTCCGGCCTCCTCACCGGCACCACCGTCGTCCTGTACGACGGCAGCCCCGGCTACCCCGACGTCAGCGCCCAGTGGCGGATCGCCGAACAGACCGGCGCCACCCTCTACGGCACCTCCGCCGCGTACGTCATGGCCTGCCGCAAGGCCGACATCCACCCCGGCCGCGACTTCGACCTCTCCCGCGTCCAGTGCGTCGCCACCACCGGCTCCCCGCTCCCGCCCGACGGCTTCCGCTGGCTCCACGACGAGGTCGCCGACGACCTCTGGATCGCCTCGGTCAGCGGCGGCACCGACGTCTGCTCCTGCTTCGCCGGAGCCGTCCCCACGCTCCCCGTCCACATCGGCGAACTCCAGGCCCCCTGCCTCGGCACCGACCTCCAGTCCTGGGACCCGGCGGGCAAACCCCTCACCGACGAGGTCGGCGAACTCGTCGTCACCAACCCGCTCCCCTCCATGCCGATCCGCTTCTGGAACGACCCCGACGGCAGCCGGTACCACGACAGCTACTTCGACATGTACCCCGGCGTCTGGCGCCACGGCGACTGGATCACCCTCACCGACCACGGCTCGGTGATCATCCACGGCCGCTCCGACTCCACCCTCAACCGCCAGGGCGTCCGCATGGGCTCCGCCGACATCTACGAGGCCGTCGAACGGCTCCCCGAGATCCGCGAGTCCCTCGTCATCGGGATCGAGGAACCCGACGGCGGCTACTGGATGCCGCTCTTCGTCCACCTCGCCGAAGGCGCCACCCTCGACGACGATCTGCGCGCCGCGATCAAGGCGACCATCCGCGAGAACCTCTCCCCGCGCCACGTCCCGGACGAGGTCATCGAGGTCCCCGCCATCCCGCACACCCTCACCGGCAAGCGCATCGAGGTCCCGGTCAAACGCCTGCTCCAGGGCACCGAGCTGGCCAAGGCGGTCAACCCGGGCTCGGTCGACAACCTCGACCTGCTCCACTTCTACGCCGAACTGGCCGCGAGCCGCCGCCGCTAG
- a CDS encoding glycosyl hydrolase, whose translation MDGRDLVRRVKLVGSVRGLRTVRAAWRRRSADARALPARGAERARVPGALVGAEPGPGGGVVRFARSELRIRVAVGGAVFWAWDGAGPLPSYAPAGEVPAADPRAVLEPGQDGGWQVVSERLTVLVSRSGAVELRTPGGVLLRRELPPRWWEPVGGGSVRWVQRSEVPADARFFGLGGRASGPRLRDGAYGLWNTDPGGRFGPGDDPLYLTMPVQVVVSDAGTHLAFHDNTWAGRVVVREGEEGAGSGHDRPGTCEVRMEGGPLRCWVVAGTPARVLQGWTALTGAPAVPPSWALGPQHARWGFGSEREVRRVVAGYRERGLPLSVLHLDIDHYDGHRVFTVDRERFPDLPGLAKELRAEGVRLVSIVDPAVKAAPGDAVFDAGLAVGERGAYVRDARGRVVVGEVWPGACVYPDFTDPLVREWWGSLYGERLAQGFSGVWHDMNEPVSFAAFGDPSLPRSARHVLEGHGGDHREAHNVYGLAMARAGYEGLLRLRPEERPFLFSRSGWVGMQRYGGTWSGDVSSGWPGLRASLSLVLGLGLCGVPYSGPDVGGFDGFPSPELYLRWFQLGAYLPLFRTHAAIDAGRREPWEFGPEVLEHARAALVERERLHPYFVTLSQVARLTGAPYVRPVWWGAPGDRGLRGCEDAFLLGDALLVAPVLEAGADRRVVRLPRGRWYDTVTGRAYEGPGPVVVEAPLSRIPVLARAGAVIPVRDADGELELEVWAPAPGRTGGGLVVRDPGDGWAEAEVERYVARWEGDRVVVERDGGGEGVEAVGLPVRVRGVVEG comes from the coding sequence ATGGACGGTCGTGACCTGGTGCGTCGGGTGAAGCTGGTCGGTTCGGTACGGGGGCTGCGCACGGTGCGTGCTGCCTGGCGGCGCCGGTCGGCGGACGCGCGTGCGCTGCCCGCGCGCGGTGCCGAGCGGGCCCGGGTGCCCGGTGCTCTGGTGGGGGCGGAGCCGGGTCCGGGCGGGGGTGTGGTGCGGTTCGCCCGTTCGGAGCTGCGGATCAGGGTGGCGGTGGGCGGTGCGGTGTTCTGGGCGTGGGACGGGGCCGGTCCGCTGCCGTCGTACGCACCGGCGGGCGAGGTGCCCGCGGCCGATCCGCGGGCGGTGCTGGAGCCGGGTCAGGACGGTGGCTGGCAGGTGGTGTCCGAGCGGCTGACGGTGCTGGTGTCGCGTTCCGGTGCGGTGGAGCTGCGGACGCCGGGCGGGGTGCTGCTGCGGCGGGAGCTGCCGCCGCGCTGGTGGGAGCCGGTGGGCGGGGGTTCGGTGCGGTGGGTGCAGCGGTCGGAGGTGCCTGCGGACGCGCGGTTCTTCGGGCTGGGCGGGCGGGCGTCGGGGCCCCGGCTGCGGGACGGGGCGTACGGGCTGTGGAACACCGATCCGGGCGGGCGGTTCGGTCCGGGGGACGATCCGCTGTATCTGACGATGCCGGTGCAGGTGGTGGTCTCGGACGCGGGTACGCATCTGGCGTTCCACGACAACACCTGGGCGGGCCGGGTGGTGGTGCGCGAGGGCGAGGAGGGCGCGGGGTCCGGGCACGACCGGCCGGGCACGTGCGAGGTGCGGATGGAGGGCGGTCCGCTGCGCTGCTGGGTGGTGGCGGGGACACCGGCCCGGGTGCTCCAGGGGTGGACGGCGCTGACGGGTGCGCCGGCGGTGCCGCCGTCGTGGGCGCTGGGGCCGCAGCACGCCCGGTGGGGGTTCGGCAGCGAGCGGGAGGTGCGGCGGGTGGTGGCCGGGTACCGGGAGCGGGGGCTGCCGCTGTCCGTGCTGCATCTGGACATCGACCACTACGACGGGCACCGGGTGTTCACGGTCGACCGGGAGCGGTTCCCCGATCTGCCCGGGCTGGCGAAGGAGTTGCGGGCGGAGGGCGTGCGGCTGGTGTCGATCGTCGATCCGGCGGTGAAGGCGGCGCCGGGCGACGCGGTGTTCGACGCGGGGCTGGCGGTCGGGGAGCGGGGGGCGTACGTCCGGGACGCGCGGGGGCGGGTGGTGGTGGGCGAGGTGTGGCCCGGGGCCTGCGTCTATCCGGATTTCACCGATCCGCTTGTGCGGGAATGGTGGGGATCTCTGTACGGGGAGCGGCTTGCGCAGGGCTTCTCGGGGGTCTGGCACGACATGAACGAGCCGGTGTCGTTCGCGGCTTTCGGGGACCCGTCGCTCCCCCGTTCCGCCCGGCACGTCCTGGAGGGCCACGGCGGGGACCACCGGGAGGCGCACAACGTGTACGGGCTGGCGATGGCGCGCGCCGGGTACGAGGGGCTGCTCCGGCTGCGCCCGGAGGAGCGGCCGTTCCTGTTCTCGCGGTCGGGGTGGGTGGGGATGCAGCGGTACGGGGGCACCTGGTCCGGTGATGTGTCGTCCGGGTGGCCGGGGCTGCGGGCCTCGCTCTCGCTGGTGCTGGGCCTCGGGCTGTGCGGGGTGCCGTACTCGGGGCCGGATGTGGGCGGGTTCGACGGGTTCCCGTCGCCGGAGCTGTATCTGCGGTGGTTCCAGCTGGGCGCGTACCTGCCGTTGTTCCGGACCCATGCGGCGATCGACGCGGGGCGCCGGGAGCCGTGGGAGTTCGGGCCCGAGGTGCTGGAGCACGCGCGGGCGGCGCTGGTGGAGCGGGAGCGGCTGCACCCGTACTTCGTGACGCTGTCGCAGGTGGCGCGGCTGACGGGGGCGCCCTATGTGCGGCCGGTGTGGTGGGGGGCGCCGGGCGACCGGGGGCTGCGGGGGTGCGAGGACGCGTTCCTGCTGGGCGACGCGCTGCTGGTGGCGCCGGTGCTGGAGGCGGGTGCGGACCGGCGGGTGGTGCGGCTGCCCCGGGGGCGCTGGTACGACACGGTGACCGGGCGGGCGTACGAGGGGCCGGGGCCGGTGGTGGTCGAGGCGCCGCTCTCGCGGATTCCGGTGCTGGCGCGGGCGGGGGCGGTGATTCCGGTGCGGGACGCGGACGGGGAGCTGGAGCTGGAGGTGTGGGCCCCGGCGCCGGGGCGTACCGGGGGCGGGCTGGTGGTCCGGGACCCGGGTGACGGGTGGGCGGAGGCCGAGGTCGAGCGGTATGTGGCGCGGTGGGAGGGGGACCGTGTGGTGGTGGAGCGGGACGGCGGTGGGGAGGGGGTGGAGGCGGTGGGGCTTCCGGTGCGGGTGCGGGGGGTGGTGGAGGGGTGA
- a CDS encoding NUDIX hydrolase, which translates to MPEPTNSPAPTAGRQPSPYVRDSHCSTCGAPYTALPAPGTWPRTCARCGATAYRNPLPVAVALLPVTGPGPTGLVVITRTIEPGKGGTALPGGFIDHAEDWRHAVVRELREETGIEAAEQDVRLADALSDTAGHLLLFGLLPQRPLSALPPSTPTHETSGYEILHAPRPLTFPLHTEAVNAWFAGRYG; encoded by the coding sequence GTGCCCGAGCCCACCAACAGCCCCGCCCCGACGGCCGGTCGGCAGCCCTCCCCGTACGTCAGGGACTCCCACTGCTCCACCTGCGGAGCCCCGTACACGGCCCTCCCGGCCCCCGGCACCTGGCCCCGCACCTGCGCCCGCTGCGGTGCCACCGCCTACCGCAACCCGCTCCCGGTCGCCGTGGCCCTGCTCCCCGTGACCGGCCCCGGCCCGACCGGCCTCGTCGTGATCACCCGCACCATCGAACCGGGGAAGGGCGGCACCGCGCTGCCCGGCGGCTTCATCGACCACGCCGAGGACTGGCGCCACGCGGTCGTCCGGGAACTGCGCGAGGAGACCGGGATCGAGGCCGCCGAACAGGACGTCCGCCTGGCCGACGCCCTCAGCGACACCGCGGGCCACCTCCTGCTCTTCGGCCTCCTCCCGCAACGGCCCCTGTCGGCCCTGCCGCCCTCCACCCCCACCCACGAGACCTCGGGGTACGAGATCCTCCACGCCCCGCGCCCGCTGACGTTCCCGCTCCACACCGAGGCCGTGAACGCCTGGTTCGCGGGCCGCTACGGCTGA
- a CDS encoding D-alanyl-D-alanine dipeptidase, with amino-acid sequence MTGMRTALRALATAAAAAALLAGAVVSPAPARARPEPTAPREFVALRSVDPTIIQEMRYTTAHTFLGERVDGYRQPVCILTRPAARALHLAQKRLLRQGYSLKVYDCYRPQRAVDHFVRWAEDLEEQSMKGEFYPLVGKHRLFEDGYIAERSGHSRGSTVDLTLVRLPALPTRPYRPGERLTPCFAPRGERFPDNSVDMGTGYDCFDTLSHTDDPRIQGTQRANRQFLKRTLAEVGFVNLPEEWWHFTHRPELFPDTYFDFPVALGSVAGH; translated from the coding sequence ATGACAGGAATGCGTACCGCCCTCCGTGCCCTGGCCACCGCTGCCGCCGCCGCTGCCCTGCTCGCCGGTGCGGTCGTCTCCCCGGCGCCGGCCCGGGCGCGCCCCGAACCCACGGCTCCCCGGGAGTTCGTGGCGCTGCGTTCGGTCGATCCGACGATCATCCAGGAGATGCGTTACACCACCGCGCACACCTTCCTCGGCGAGCGGGTCGACGGCTACCGGCAGCCGGTCTGCATCCTGACCCGGCCCGCCGCCCGTGCGCTGCACCTCGCGCAGAAGCGGCTGCTGCGCCAGGGGTATTCGCTGAAGGTGTACGACTGTTACCGGCCGCAGCGGGCGGTGGACCACTTCGTGCGGTGGGCGGAGGATCTCGAAGAACAGTCGATGAAGGGGGAGTTCTATCCGCTGGTCGGCAAGCACCGGCTTTTCGAGGACGGTTACATCGCGGAGAGGTCCGGGCACAGCAGGGGCAGCACGGTGGACCTGACGCTGGTCCGGCTTCCGGCGCTGCCGACCAGGCCGTACCGTCCGGGTGAGAGGCTGACGCCCTGCTTCGCGCCCCGGGGCGAGCGGTTTCCCGACAACTCGGTGGACATGGGCACCGGTTACGACTGTTTCGACACCCTCTCGCACACGGACGACCCCCGGATTCAGGGGACCCAGCGCGCCAACCGGCAGTTCCTGAAGCGGACGTTGGCCGAGGTGGGGTTCGTGAATCTGCCGGAGGAGTGGTGGCACTTCACCCATAGGCCCGAGCTGTTCCCGGACACCTATTTCGACTTTCCGGTGGCTCTCGGGTCGGTCGCCGGGCACTGA
- a CDS encoding benzoylsuccinyl-CoA thiolase — translation MAGWFTGDGPGEEFRLLGTRCSGCRTVHFPREDGHCRNPGCPGGELEEVPLSRRGTVWSCTDGRYRPPPPYVSDPGAPWVPYTLVAVELAAERMVVLGQAAPGVGVADLPVGSAVEVVPGVLDEDAGANTVHTTWNWRPVAAEAGPEEPGTVPAAEGAVS, via the coding sequence GTGGCCGGTTGGTTCACCGGGGACGGCCCCGGGGAGGAGTTCCGGCTGCTGGGCACCCGCTGCTCCGGGTGCCGGACCGTGCACTTCCCCCGGGAGGACGGCCACTGCCGCAATCCGGGCTGTCCCGGCGGCGAGTTGGAGGAGGTGCCGCTGTCCCGGCGGGGCACGGTGTGGTCCTGCACCGACGGGCGCTACCGGCCCCCTCCCCCGTACGTCAGCGATCCCGGGGCGCCCTGGGTGCCGTACACCCTGGTCGCCGTGGAGCTGGCGGCCGAGCGCATGGTGGTGCTGGGGCAGGCCGCGCCCGGGGTGGGCGTGGCCGATCTGCCCGTCGGGTCGGCGGTGGAGGTGGTGCCGGGCGTCCTGGACGAGGACGCGGGGGCCAACACCGTACATACGACCTGGAATTGGCGGCCCGTGGCGGCGGAGGCCGGACCGGAGGAGCCGGGAACCGTACCGGCGGCGGAGGGGGCGGTGTCGTGA
- a CDS encoding lipid-transfer protein, which translates to MTGDVAVLGAGMHPWGKWGRGFVAYGRVAARAALADAGIGWPEVGSVVGAQTVRGGYPGYVAGATFARALGWQGARVTSVYAACASGAQAIDTARAQILAGMADVVLVVGADAAPKGFFAPAGGERPDDPDWLRFRVLGATNPAYFGLYARRRMALYGDTPEDFALVKVKNAAAGALNAYARYRKPVTAEEVAASAMVADPLRLLDICATSDGAAALVLCGMEFARRRGVADPVRIRAVSTVTPTFPRTVLDLPDIGTDSAVAVEPSPESFRASLARAAYEEAGAGPEDLSLAEVYDLSTALELEWYEDIGLCGPGEGAGLVRAGTTALGGRIPVNASGGLASFGEAVPAQAIAQVCELTQQLRGRAGDRQVPGARVGITANQGLFGHGSAVIAVR; encoded by the coding sequence GTGACCGGTGATGTGGCCGTTCTCGGGGCCGGGATGCATCCGTGGGGCAAGTGGGGGCGCGGCTTCGTCGCGTACGGGCGGGTCGCCGCGCGCGCCGCCCTCGCCGACGCGGGGATCGGCTGGCCCGAGGTGGGGTCGGTGGTCGGCGCGCAGACGGTCCGGGGCGGCTATCCGGGGTATGTGGCCGGGGCGACGTTCGCGCGGGCGCTGGGGTGGCAGGGGGCGCGGGTGACCTCCGTGTACGCCGCGTGCGCGTCGGGGGCCCAGGCGATCGATACCGCGCGGGCCCAGATCCTGGCGGGGATGGCGGACGTGGTGCTGGTGGTGGGGGCCGACGCGGCGCCCAAGGGGTTCTTCGCCCCGGCGGGCGGGGAGCGGCCGGATGATCCGGACTGGCTGCGCTTCCGGGTGCTCGGGGCGACGAACCCGGCGTACTTCGGGCTGTACGCGCGCCGCCGGATGGCCCTGTACGGGGATACGCCCGAGGACTTCGCGCTGGTCAAGGTGAAGAACGCGGCGGCGGGCGCGCTCAACGCGTACGCCCGCTACCGGAAGCCGGTGACGGCCGAGGAGGTCGCCGCCTCCGCGATGGTCGCCGATCCGCTGCGGCTGCTGGACATCTGCGCCACCTCCGACGGGGCGGCGGCGCTGGTGCTGTGCGGCATGGAGTTCGCGCGGCGGCGCGGGGTGGCCGATCCGGTGCGTATCCGGGCCGTTTCCACGGTGACGCCGACCTTCCCCCGGACCGTGCTCGATCTGCCGGACATCGGCACCGACTCGGCGGTGGCCGTGGAGCCGTCGCCGGAGAGCTTCCGGGCGTCGCTCGCGCGGGCCGCGTACGAGGAGGCGGGGGCCGGGCCGGAGGATCTGTCGCTGGCGGAGGTCTACGACCTGTCCACGGCACTGGAGTTGGAGTGGTACGAGGACATCGGCTTGTGCGGTCCCGGCGAGGGGGCCGGGCTCGTGCGCGCGGGCACCACCGCGCTGGGCGGCCGGATTCCCGTCAACGCGAGCGGGGGGCTGGCCTCGTTCGGCGAGGCGGTGCCCGCGCAGGCGATCGCCCAGGTCTGCGAGCTGACGCAGCAGTTGCGCGGCCGGGCCGGGGACCGGCAGGTGCCGGGGGCCAGGGTGGGCATCACGGCCAACCAGGGTCTCTTCGGGCACGGTTCGGCGGTGATCGCCGTCCGCTAG